In Oryza brachyantha chromosome 1, ObraRS2, whole genome shotgun sequence, the following are encoded in one genomic region:
- the LOC102703733 gene encoding triacylglycerol lipase SDP1-like has product MDAISSEPPVGVFAIGPSTALGRAVALRVLLCGSLGQLRHRLAAALRAALPLAAAWLHPRDNTRGILLAVCAVALLLRGRGGRAGVRARVQSAYRRKFWRNMMRAALTYEEWAHAARMLDRETPRRATDADLYDEELVRNKLRELRHRRQEGSLRDIVFCMRADLLRNLGNMCNPELHKGRLQVPKMIKEYIEEVSTQLKIVCNSDSDELPLEEKLAFMHETRHAFGRTALLLSGGASLGCFHVGVVKTLVEHKLLPRIISGSSVGSIMCSIVATRSWPELESFFEEWHSLKFFDQMGGIFPVVKRILTHGAVHDIRHLQTLLRNLTSNLTFQEAYDMTGRILVVTVCSPRKHEPPRCLNYLTSPHVLIWSAVTASCAFPGLFEAQELMAKDRFGETVPFHASFLLGLDERVGATTRRWRDGSLESDLPMKQLKELFNVNHFIVSQANPHIAPLLRLKEIIRAYGGNFAAKLAELAEMEVKHRCNQILELGFPLGGLAKLFAQDWEGDVTVVMPATLAQYSKIIQNPSYSELQKAANQGRRCTWEKLSAIRANCAIELVLDECVALLNHMRRLKRSVERAAASQGYGPTIRLCPSRRIPSWNLIARENSSGSLEDEFIVSPSTNHHADGGIAGPSNKNHHVQQNVHDNSDSESESIDLNSWTRSGGPLMRTASANKFVSFVQNLEIDTDFRTISSREDRTDVVTPNTNFLVSQAIGRESVESSAMPITPDRSLGNSGYDPLDSNVPRSPLGGSTSIMVSEGDLLQPEKIENGILFNVVRRDTILTSTGGVELQRSLQEPDVETIQSECLDNASDDDVGFNADGATEPGAYISSKDTQHQRSSLEENINLSSSVDCQAETNTSKSECSSLFDIGMEIVPAIVSTESSLYDRSSAKIGLETVPAECSGNSGSWKGEVDSGTANE; this is encoded by the exons ATGGATGCGATCAGCAGCGAGCCGCCGGTGGGGGTGTTCGCGATCGGCCCGTCCACGGCGCTGGGCCGGGCGGTGGCGCTGCGGGTGCTGCTCTGCGGCTCCCTGGGGCAGCTGCGGCACCGCCTGGCCGCGGCACTgcgcgccgcgctgccgctggcggcggcgtggctgcACCCGCGGGACAACACGCGCGGGATCCTGCTCGCCGTCTGCGCCGTCGCGCTCCTGCTGCGGGGGCGGGGCGGGCGCGCGGGGGTGCGGGCGAGGGTGCAGTCCGCGTACCGGCGCAAGTTCTGGCGGAACATGATGCGCGCCGCGCTCACCTACGAGGAGTGGGCGCACGCCGCACGGATGCTGGACCGCGAgaccccgcgccgcgccactgACGCCGACCTCTACGACGAGGAGCTCGTGCGCAACAAGCTCCGCGAGCTCAGGCACCGCCGCCAGGAGGGGTCGCTCAGGGACATCGTCTTCTGCATGCGCGCCGACCTGCTTAGGAATCTCGGCAACATGTGCAACCCCGAGCTCCACAAGGGGAGGCTGCAG GTACCGAAAATGATAAAGGAGTACATCGAGGAGGTATCTACTCAGCTGAAAATTGTATGTAATTCTGATTCAGACGAGTTGCCTCTCGAAGAGAAACTTGCATTTATGCATGAGACAAGACATGCCTTCGGTAGAACTGCCTTGCTGCTAAGTGGAGGTGCTTCTCTAGGATGTTTTCATGTGGGTGTTGTGAAAACATTGGTAGAACATAAGCTCCTGCCGAGGATAATTTCAGGATCAAGTGTTGGCTCTATAATGTGCTCTATAGTAGCAACAAGGTCATGGCCAGAGCTGGAGAGCTTTTTTGAGGAGTGGCATTCCTTGAAATTCTTTGACCAGATGGGTGGGATATTTCCTGTAGTTAAAAGGATTTTGACACATGGAGCTGTTCATGACATTAGACACTTGCAGACACTTTTGAGAAATCTTACCAGCAATTTGACATTCCAAGAGGCCTATGACATGACGGGCCGGATTCTTGTTGTCACTGTGTGTTCTCCAAGGAAACATGAGCCACCTCGATGCTTGAACTATTTGACATCACCTCATGTTCTCATCTGGAGTGCAGTAACTGCTTCCTGTGCTTTTCCTGGTCTTTTTGAGGCCCAAGAGTTGATGGCAAAAGACAGATTTGGAGAAACAGTTCCTTTTCATGCTTCTTTCCTGTTGGGCCTGGATGAAAGAGTTGGCGCTACAACTCGGCGCTGGAGAGATGGGAGCTTAGAAAGTGATTTGCCCATGAAGCAATTGAAGGAATTATTCAATGTGAATCATTTCATAGTAAGCCAGGCCAATCCTCACATAGCTCCATTGTTGAGACTAAAGGAAATTATCAGGGCTTATGGAGGCAACTTTGCTGCCAAG CTGGCTGAACTTGCTGAGATGGAAGTTAAGCATAGGTGCAATCAAATTCTCGAACTTGGATTTCCTTTAGGAGGACTAGCTAAGTTGTTTGCTCAAGATTGGGAAGGTGATGTCACAGTTGTTATGCCAGCCACTCTTGCTCAG TATTCCAAGATCATACAGAATCCATCTTATTCTGAGCTTCAGAAGGCCGCAAATCAGGGTAGACGATGCACCTGGGAGAAGTTATCAGCCATCAGGGCAAATTGTGCTATTGAACTGGTGCTAGATGAATGTGTTGCCCTGTTGAACCATATGCGTAGACTAAAGAGAAGCGTGGAAAGAGCAGCTGCTTCCCAAGGATATGGTCCTACAATCAGACTCTGCCCTTCTAGGAGGATTCCATCATGGAATCTCATAGCAAGAGAAAATTCATCCGGTTCTCTTGAGGATGAATTCATCGTTTCTCCTAGTACAAACCATCATGCAGATGGAGGAATTGCTGGACCATCTAACAAAAACCATCACGTCCAACAAAATGTACATGATAACAGTGACAGTGAATCTGAGAGTATAGACTTAAACTCATGGACTAGAAGTGGTGGCCCTCTTATGAGGACAGCATCAGCCAATAAATTTGTTAGTTTTGTTCAGAATCTTGAGATTGACACAGACTTCAGAACAATTTCATCAAGGGAAGACAGAACTGATGTTGTAACACCAAATACTAATTTCTTGGTTTCTCAGGCAATTGGTAGAGAATCTGTTGAAAGCAGTGCAATGCCTATTACTCCTGACAGGAGCTTGGGCAATTCAGGTTATGATCCTCTTGATAGTAATGTCCCTAGATCTCCACTTGGTGGTTCAACAAGTATAATGGTTTCTGAAGGTGACTTACTGCAACCTGAAAAGATCGAAAATGGTATTCTGTTTAATGTTGTGAGAAGGGATACTATTCTAACATCTACTGGTGGAGTTGAACTTCAGAGATCATTGCAGGAACCAGACGTGGAAACAATACAGAGTGAGTGCCTTGATAATGCTTCGGATGATGATGTGGGATTTAATGCAGATGGTGCAACTGAGCCTGGAGCATACATCAGCAGCAAAGATACCCAACATCAGAGGTCTTCActagaagaaaatataaatctgTCCTCTTCAGTAGATTGTCAAGCTGAAACAAATACTAGTAAATCAGAATGTTCATCTCTTTTTGATATCGGTATGGAGATTGTTCCAGCAATCGTGAGCACAGAAAGTAGTTTGTATGACAGGTCTTCTGCAAAAATAGGACTGGAGACAGTGCCTGCAGAATGTAGTGGCAATTCAGGGTCTtggaagggtgaagttgacTCGGGGACTGCTAATGAATAA
- the LOC102721132 gene encoding protein NRT1/ PTR FAMILY 1.2-like: MEVSAMEEALPKATTKNKGGLRTIPFIISNEIFEKVATFGLHANMILYLTERYHMAAATGTAVLYIWNALSNFLPVFGAVLSDSCLGRFRVIALGSVVSLAGMCLLCLTAILPADRRTAGCAARRSDCELVPWQLPLLFASFLLMSVGSGGIRPCALAFGADQLDRRDNSARNVRTLQTFFNWYYTVLGLSIVLASTVVVYIQQAKGWVIGFAVPVVLMLTALALLLLGSPLYLKAKADRSVLVGLVQVLVASYRRRREALPAETADASWFHNRAGYKPRVPSSRLRWLNRACALGDNPEKEVNPDDGSARDPWTLCTVQQVEDVKAAVRVLPIWSTGIMPGVVIGQQMFPVLQAKMMERRVGGLEIPAASFGVFSILTLTVWVAVYDRALVRPLSQLTGHARGVTLRQRMGIGIALFAVAMAVAARTESARRAAALAEGLRDYGPQSGRAARMSAMRLVPQHCITGLAEALNLIGQIEFYYSEFPKTMSSIGVSLLALGMGFGSVAGSAIVGVINAATRRSGGDSWLSSDLNRGRYDYYYLVLAVLCVANLVFFVWCGWAYGEEGQNRVTAEEAIMEDKPKEEQQKL, encoded by the exons ATGGAGGTCTCAGCCATGGAGGAGGCCCTcccgaaggcgacgacgaagaaCAAGGGAGGCCTCAGGACCATACCGTTCATCATCT CGAACGAGATCTTCGAGAAGGTGGCCACGTTCGGGCTGCACGCCAACATGATCCTGTACCTCACCGAGAGGTACCAcatggcggcggccaccggcaccgccgtgctctACATCTGGAACGCGCTCTCCAACTTCCTCCCGGTCTTCGGCGCCGTCCTCTCCGACTCCTGCCTCGGCCGCTTCCGCGTCATCGCCCTCGGCTCCGTCGTCAGCCTCGCC GGGATGTGCCTGCTGTGCCTGACGGCGATACTGCCGGCGGACAGGAGGACGGCGGGgtgcgcggcgaggcggagcgaCTGCGAGCTGGTGCCGTGGCAGCTGCCGCTGCTGTTCGCGTCGTTCCTGCTCATGTCGGTGGGGTCGGGCGGCATCCGGCCGTGCGCGCTGGCGTTCGGGGCGGACCAGCTGGACCGGCGGGACAACAGCGCCCGGAACGTGCGGACGCTGCAGACCTTCTTCAACTGGTACTACACCGTGCTGGGGCTCTCCATCGTGCTCGcctccaccgtcgtcgtctacATCCAGCAGGCCAAGGGGTGGGTCATCGGCTtcgccgtgcccgtcgtgCTCATGCTCACCGCGctcgcgctgctgctgctcggctCGCCCTTGTACCTCAAGGCGAAGGCCGACAGGAGCGTGCTCGTCGGCCTCGTGCAGGTGCTCGTCGCCAGCTACaggaggcggcgggaggcgcTGCCGGCGGAGACGGCCGACGCGTCGTGGTTCCACAACCGGGCCGGGTACAAGCCAAGGGTTCCGTCGAGCAGGTTGAGGTGGTTGAACCGGGCGTGCGCGCTCGGCGACAACCCGGAGAAGGAGGTGAACCCCGACGACGGGTCGGCGCGCGACCCGTGGACGCTGTGCACGGTGCAGCAGGTGGAGGACGTCAAGGCGGCCGTCCGCGTGCTGCCGATATGGTCGACCGGGATCATGCCCGGCGTGGTCATCGGCCAGCAGATGTTCCCGGTGCTGCAGGCGAAGATGATGGAGCGGCGGGTGGGCGGGCTGGAGATCCCCGCGGCGTCCTTCGGCGTCTTCAGCATCCTCACGCTCACCGTCTGGGTGGCCGTCTACGACCGCGCGCTCGTCCGACCGCTGTCGCAGCTCACCGGCCACGCCCGCGGCGTCACCCTGCGGCAGCGGATGGGCATCGGCATTGCGCTGTTCGCCGTGGCCATGGCCGTGGCCGCGCGCACCGAgagcgcccgccgcgccgcggcgctggCCGAGGGGCTCCGCGACTACGGCCCGCAGTcgggccgcgccgcgcgcatGTCCGCCATGCGGCTGGTGCCGCAGCACTGCATCACGGGCCTCGCCGAGGCGCTGAACCTGATCGGCCAGATCGAGTTCTACTACTCGGAGTTCCCCAAGACCATGTCCAGCATCGGCGTCTCGCTGCTCGCGCTCGGCATGGGGTTCGGCAGCGTGGCCGGGAGCGCCATCGTCGGGGTCATCAACGCCGCCAccaggaggagcggcggcgacagctGGCTCTCCAGCGACCTCAACAGGGGACGCTACGACTACTACtacctcgtcctcgccgtgctGTGCGTGGCCAACCTCGTCTTCTTCGTCTGGTGCGGCTGGGCCTACGGCGAGGAAGGCCAGAACCGCGTCACGGCGGAGGAAGCGATCATGGAAGACAAACCAAAGGAAGAGCAGCAGAAACTGTAA